One Mytilus trossulus isolate FHL-02 chromosome 5, PNRI_Mtr1.1.1.hap1, whole genome shotgun sequence DNA segment encodes these proteins:
- the LOC134718049 gene encoding uncharacterized protein LOC134718049, with translation MKDLNIASDIDKVNTCSFRTSCTQTEITTFTTNASTCTTTDNIETDIKIHSVSVGILTDLPQITIENVKHDNAKVRFYTGFVNFSVFWMFFSVQLKHGADKLNYWEGESRSMGEKSYQQEGNLKPGRKRFLRPIDEFFMVMMRLRLGLLQEHLADIFRVSESTVSRLMNTWINFLFDNCKSLVTWPTREQVVCNLPKLFTGHPDTRIVVDCTEFYIEKPSSLKAQWMTWSEYKHSNTFKVLIGVTPSDMVTFISRLWGGNVSDRHIVQHDEFLPKLSKGDVIMADKGFTVEDLLPADVGLNMPPRVSTKKQMSHLEFFKINSIASARIVVEMKMEQIKNYNILNSRLPISEAHLSEQMIFICAAFTNLLPPLLK, from the coding sequence ATGAAGGATCTTAATATTGCCTCTGACATTGACAAAGTAAATACGTGTTCATTCAGGACAAGCTGTACACAAACTGAAATTACTACATTTACAACCAATGcaagtacatgtacaacaacAGACAATATTGAGACAGATATCAAGATCCATTCTGTGAGTGTAGGCATTCTGACAGACTTGCCAcaaataacaattgaaaatgtgAAACATGATAATGCCAAAGTGAGATTTTACACTGGATTTGTTAATTTTAGTGTTTTTTGGATGTTCTTTTCAGTACAACTTAAACATGGAGCAGATAAGCTGAATTATTGGGAAGGAGAATCCCGATCCATGGGTGAAAAATCCTACCAACAAGAAGGAAATTTAAAACCAGGAAGAAAGCGCTTTTTAAGACCAATTGATGAATTCTTTATGGTTATGATGCGATTGCGACTAGGACTTCTGCAGGAACATTTAGCTGATATTTTTAGAGTGTCTGAATCCACTGTTTCTCGTTTAATGAACACTTGGATTAACTTTCTATTTGATAATTGCAAATCATTAGTAACCTGGCCAACACGAGAACAAGTAGTTTGTAACTTGCCAAAACTTTTCACTGGGCATCCAGATACAAGAATTGTGGTAGATTGCACTGAATTTTACATTGAAAAACCTTCATCATTAAAGGCTCAATGGATGACATGGTCTGAATACAAGCACTCTAACACCTTCAAGGTACTGATTGGTGTAACACCAAGTGACATGGTAACTTTCATTTCTAGACTGTGGGGAGGAAATGTGTCAGATCGTCACATTGTGCAACATGATGAATTTTTGCCAAAACTTAGCAAAGGGGATGTAATTATGGCTGATAAGGGCTTTACCGTAGAAGACCTGCTTCCAGCCGATGTGGGACTAAATATGCCACCAAGAGTCTCAACGAAGAAGCAGATGTCACAcctagaattttttaaaatcaatagcATTGCTTCTGCAAGAATAGTTGTGGAAATGAAAATGGAGCAAATAAAAAACTATAATATACTAAACTCTCGTTTACCAATATCTGAGGCTCATTTATCAGAGcaaatgattttcatttgtgccgcatttacaaatttgttgCCTCCACTTCTTAAATGA